Proteins found in one Triticum urartu cultivar G1812 chromosome 4, Tu2.1, whole genome shotgun sequence genomic segment:
- the LOC125551319 gene encoding myosin-binding protein 7-like isoform X2 codes for MASDPGGDGDACPLCGSGDDQAPVTAAPARVTLRKRNLPAEAVARVGPGDEAAAPREAVAWQQSGMVELQEELEAERRAAAEAASEAMSMILRLQRDKSEAMMEARQFRRFAEERFAHDASEVAALHDAIARRDASIQSLSEQLRVCRSRLIQLGFLSPSFLPSSPTAAAGDNLFADDYPSIQCLDYPAPSDVGTPRTHHMLYTMPGRDAHKGVICASPRRQRHGRALSNDSLYDGGIAAADEFTYVVEQDVSDLDDDCDRVYTVDAVHRVPVAAPEDCCYFQTPMGNDVGFVDGVGAWAEEQQIQKLSARLQALEADRESMRHAIMSMGAEKAQVVMLKDIAHQLCEEAAPLPAVSLKLHPVPQAVVAPKRKLVKRQPFCVKFFIVTAIKVPIWLVRELCWTNAAA; via the coding sequence ATGGCGAGCGACcccggcggcgacggcgacgcgTGCCCGCTATGCGGCAGCGGGGATGACCAGGCGCCGGTGACGGCCGCCCCTGCGCGCGTCACGCTCCGCAAGCGGAACCTGCCAGCGGAGGCTGTCGCGCGGGTGGGGCCCGGCGACGAGGCGGCCGCGCCGCGTGAGGCGGTCGCGTGGCAGCAGAGCGGCATGGTGGAGCTGCAGGAGGAGCTCGAGGCGGAGCGCCGcgccgctgccgaggccgccaGCGAGGCCATGTCCATGATCCTGCGCCTGCAGCGGGACAAGTCAGAGGCCATGATGGAGGCGCGCCAGTTCCGGCGGTTCGCCGAGGAGCGGTTCGCGCACGACGCCTCCGAGGTCGCCGCCCTCCACGACGCCATCGCGCGGCGTGATGCCTCCATCCAGTCGCTCTCGGAGCAGCTCCGGGTGTGCCGCTCCCGCCTCATCCAGCTCGGGTTCCTCTCCCCGTCGTTCCTCCCCTCATCTCCCACAGCCGCCGCGGGGGACAACCTCTTCGCTGACGACTACCCTTCCATCCAATGCCTCGATTATCCTGCGCCCTCCGACGTCGGTACTCCACGCACCCACCACATGCTCTATACAATGCCCGGCCGAGATGCCCATAAGGGGGTCATCTGCGCTTCACCACGGCGCCAGCGCCATGGGCGCGCACTCTCCAATGACAGCTTGTATGATGGCGGCATTGCAGCGGCTGATGAGTTCACGTACGTGGTGGAGCAGGACGTGTCGGACCTGGATGATGACTGCGACCGGGTGTACACTGTGGACGCAGTGCATCGCGTGCCTGTCGCCGCACCTGAGGACTGCTGCTACTTTCAGACACCGATGGGGAACGACGTGGGCTTTGTTGATGGGGTTGGGGCGTGGGCTGAGGAGCAGCAGATACAAAAGCTCAGTGCAAGGCTACAAGCACTGGAGGCAGATCGGGAGTCGATGCGGCATGCAATCATGTCAATGGGAGCAGAGAAGGCGCAGGTTGTGATGCTCAAGGATATCGCTCACCAGCTCTGCGAGGAGGCAGCACCATTGCCTGCAGTTTCATTGAAATTGCATCCAGTGCCGCAAGCGGTCGTAGCGCCAAAGAGGAAGTTGGTGAAGAGGCAGCCTTTCTGCGTGAAATTCTTCATTGTGACCGCAATTAAG